A stretch of the Archangium violaceum genome encodes the following:
- a CDS encoding DUF6310 domain-containing protein, which produces MDQKWMSLPPRLMKDVTMRLRTWSALLVLLTACASAPASQSMPRPHALASTPTSGPRIRLVSAPMEPAPARSWIGKADLDNARALLSRARKDIEPRQWEQLDRKLTAAERAFERFSRAARTSRHAAEVARGAEGLAQAGRASEAPLALSRVGPVLVALVLLWPSSTAGPEADSRPPWVDAQREFEARLRDVSESSRQLMVELEAQPRATKAPAREPSPQKQPAFALVEEDDPRCKPIPVPHRGGNNEHNKCADRIPYNSFAGWDVLVDGKQFDALQLATRTLWEVKTDDFDIHSPRSQAFFAKVKLPEIRREARLAKECGYNFAVGVKSAAHKEALEKLDKTLTIIVMEWC; this is translated from the coding sequence TTGGATCAGAAGTGGATGAGCCTGCCCCCTCGCTTGATGAAGGACGTGACGATGCGCTTGCGGACTTGGAGCGCGCTCCTGGTGCTGCTCACCGCCTGCGCGAGCGCGCCCGCCTCTCAGTCGATGCCACGGCCCCACGCCCTTGCGTCGACTCCCACTTCGGGCCCGCGCATCCGGCTCGTTTCCGCGCCGATGGAGCCAGCGCCGGCTCGGTCGTGGATTGGAAAGGCGGACCTGGACAATGCCAGGGCACTGCTGTCTCGGGCGCGCAAAGACATCGAGCCGCGTCAGTGGGAACAGTTGGACCGCAAGCTCACCGCGGCGGAACGGGCCTTCGAGCGGTTCTCCCGCGCCGCGAGGACGAGCAGGCACGCCGCAGAGGTGGCGAGGGGAGCCGAGGGCCTTGCCCAGGCTGGACGCGCAAGCGAGGCCCCTTTAGCGCTCTCCAGGGTGGGCCCGGTGCTCGTGGCCCTCGTCCTGCTCTGGCCCTCCAGCACCGCCGGGCCGGAGGCTGACAGCCGCCCGCCCTGGGTCGACGCTCAACGGGAGTTCGAGGCCCGGCTGCGGGACGTCTCGGAGTCCTCGCGGCAACTCATGGTGGAACTTGAGGCCCAGCCTCGTGCGACGAAAGCACCGGCCCGGGAGCCGTCGCCGCAGAAGCAGCCCGCGTTCGCCCTCGTGGAGGAAGACGACCCGAGATGCAAGCCCATCCCGGTGCCGCATCGAGGCGGAAACAACGAGCACAATAAGTGCGCCGACAGAATTCCATACAACAGCTTCGCCGGTTGGGATGTGCTCGTTGATGGCAAGCAATTTGACGCGCTGCAACTGGCCACGCGCACGTTGTGGGAGGTAAAGACTGATGATTTTGATATACACTCGCCTCGCTCACAAGCGTTCTTCGCCAAAGTGAAGTTGCCGGAGATACGACGCGAAGCCAGACTCGCCAAGGAGTGTGGCTATAACTTCGCTGTTGGCGTCAAAAGCGCCGCACACAAAGAAGCTCTTGAGAAATTGGATAAAACCCTCACCATTATCGTGATGGAGTGGTGTTGA
- a CDS encoding DUF5953 family protein produces the protein MEFSPNGIIVSVYAPALVGDDGRPLAIVHGVERAFPGLLLRWTTSEKDDLIAVPHRDAWVASDRTDGGFPFLCNDDDAHPVTIFGLENPNGLSAEGPPHFEVHASLPAHAAGLAAAADVLAAVGEGARAYWGHATPSNATVEISRQTTDPVRKPGVPPRGLPALRFPDYILAPEIPHNLGWLNYWSDAAARAIGFPDPARDAELLSRSRRTATDGWVVQLTDAPLDLDTPAHLDALKRAYERFPEIGGRSTP, from the coding sequence ATGGAGTTTTCTCCAAATGGCATTATCGTCAGCGTGTACGCGCCCGCGCTCGTAGGCGATGATGGGCGCCCGCTTGCTATAGTTCATGGAGTGGAGCGTGCGTTTCCTGGATTGCTCTTGCGGTGGACAACCTCGGAGAAGGACGACCTCATCGCAGTACCCCACCGCGATGCGTGGGTCGCGTCCGACAGGACAGACGGAGGTTTTCCGTTCCTTTGCAACGATGACGACGCCCACCCTGTGACGATTTTTGGGCTCGAAAACCCGAACGGTCTTTCCGCAGAAGGCCCGCCGCATTTTGAAGTGCATGCGTCGCTGCCAGCGCATGCTGCCGGCCTTGCGGCGGCTGCGGATGTGCTGGCGGCCGTAGGGGAAGGCGCACGTGCGTACTGGGGGCACGCCACGCCCTCCAACGCGACCGTGGAGATTTCGCGGCAGACGACCGATCCGGTGCGTAAGCCAGGAGTTCCGCCACGAGGGCTGCCAGCGCTCAGGTTCCCAGACTACATCCTCGCGCCCGAGATTCCGCATAACCTCGGGTGGCTGAACTACTGGTCGGATGCTGCCGCACGGGCCATCGGCTTTCCGGACCCGGCCCGCGATGCGGAGCTGCTTTCGCGCTCACGACGTACCGCGACGGACGGGTGGGTTGTGCAGCTCACGGATGCGCCGCTCGACCTGGATACCCCCGCGCACCTGGACGCGCTCAAACGGGCCTACGAGCGCTTCCCGGAGATCGGAGGGCGCTCCACCCCTTGA
- a CDS encoding RluA family pseudouridine synthase, with the protein MVAPDAREHRAPPEARGERLDQVLARLFPELTRSRIQGLIEAGHAQVDGKPVKASLRLKGGELLSLVVPAPVPAVPVAEELPLAVLHEDRDLVVVDKAAGMVVHPGAGHASGTLVNALLHRVKDLAGVGGELRPGIVHRLDKDTTGCLVVAKHEAALVALQKAFKTRAVEKTYLALVHGVPKAAEARIETLYGRHPVHRQRFTGKVKEGKPAITVYRVREAFEGAACVEVDLLTGRTHQIRVHLAEAGHPLLCDSVYGAGRKAKGRAEEAQEVLGRQALHAWKLAFPHPRTGKVLHVEAPLPPDFTVALKVLRGR; encoded by the coding sequence TTGGTAGCCCCCGACGCGCGCGAGCACCGTGCCCCGCCCGAGGCCCGTGGCGAGCGGCTGGATCAAGTTCTCGCGCGTCTTTTTCCCGAGCTCACGCGCTCGCGCATCCAGGGCCTCATCGAGGCCGGTCACGCGCAGGTCGACGGCAAGCCCGTGAAGGCCTCGCTGCGTCTCAAGGGGGGCGAGCTGCTGTCCCTCGTGGTGCCCGCGCCAGTCCCCGCCGTGCCAGTGGCCGAGGAGCTGCCGCTGGCGGTGCTGCACGAGGATCGCGATCTCGTCGTGGTGGACAAGGCGGCGGGGATGGTGGTGCACCCGGGAGCGGGTCACGCCTCGGGGACGCTGGTCAACGCACTGCTGCACCGGGTGAAGGATCTGGCCGGCGTGGGCGGCGAGCTGCGCCCGGGCATCGTCCACCGGCTGGACAAGGACACGACGGGCTGCCTGGTGGTGGCCAAGCACGAGGCGGCGCTGGTGGCGCTGCAGAAGGCCTTCAAGACGCGCGCGGTGGAGAAGACGTACCTGGCGCTCGTGCACGGGGTGCCCAAGGCCGCGGAGGCGCGCATCGAGACGCTCTACGGCCGCCACCCGGTGCACCGCCAGCGCTTCACCGGCAAGGTGAAGGAGGGCAAGCCCGCCATCACCGTGTACCGGGTGCGCGAGGCCTTCGAGGGCGCCGCGTGCGTGGAGGTGGATCTGCTCACGGGCCGCACGCATCAGATTCGCGTGCACCTGGCGGAGGCGGGCCACCCGCTGCTGTGCGACAGCGTGTACGGCGCGGGCCGCAAGGCGAAGGGCAGGGCGGAGGAGGCCCAGGAGGTGCTGGGTCGCCAAGCGCTGCACGCCTGGAAGCTGGCCTTCCCCCATCCGCGCACGGGCAAGGTGTTGCACGTGGAGGCGCCGCTGCCTCCGGACTTCACCGTCGCGCTGAAGGTGCTGCGAGGCCGTTAG
- the sugE gene encoding quaternary ammonium compound efflux SMR transporter SugE, with protein sequence MAWILLVVAGLLEVCWAIGLKYTEGFTRPLPTVLTVAAIIASMVLLSMAARSLPIGTAYAVWVGIGALGAAILGIFLFHEPVTPARALFLAMLLTSIIGLKLTSGGEH encoded by the coding sequence ATGGCGTGGATTCTCCTCGTCGTTGCCGGTCTGCTCGAGGTCTGCTGGGCCATCGGGCTCAAGTACACCGAGGGCTTCACTCGACCCCTGCCCACGGTGCTGACGGTCGCGGCCATCATCGCCAGCATGGTGCTGCTGTCGATGGCGGCCCGGAGCCTGCCCATCGGCACGGCCTACGCGGTGTGGGTGGGCATCGGTGCCTTGGGAGCGGCCATCTTGGGCATCTTCCTGTTCCACGAGCCCGTCACTCCCGCGCGTGCCTTGTTCCTCGCCATGCTCCTGACGTCGATCATCGGCTTGAAGCTCACGAGCGGTGGCGAGCACTGA
- a CDS encoding OPT family oligopeptide transporter — MSHGQPPISEDRVPIAQASQPHPHKPYVPATESRPELTVRGLVLGSVLGIIFGASSVYLAVKVGLTVSASIPVAVLSIAIFRALGRSNILENTIVQTVGSAGESLAFGVAAALPALLLLGYDIDLFHAFLVASLGGVLGVLMMIPLRDGLIVQEHGRLTYPEGTAAADVLVVGEEGGTNARTVILGFSVGGFYKFAYAGLHLFKEVVGTALSQVKTTAAGLAQRVGYAGGSISMEVSPELLGVGYIIGPKVAAITFAGGVLSYLILIPLITFFGSGLEQPLLRPDGMLIRDMDPDTVRDAYVLYIGAGAVATGGLVSLIRSLPTIISAFQRGLGTLLASRRKEAGPVMLRTEQDLPITVVLVGSALLVLAIWLAPPLHVNFVSSLLIVVCGFFFVTVSARITGEIGSSSNPISGMVVATLLITCLVYLMLGWTSSEDRFMALTTAAIVGIAASNGGTTAQDLKTAFLVGGTPRRQQLALFVGVLTSALLIGLVLVVLNRGATTIIPETHPGQTVSVVGDQTRTQHTYPWAVSEQALLARGVKLAELEGPLWRQGLEVAQGPGGAPELRSWNALPVERVAGTDVRLPSGQTVKVSELGAVTPGPERTWRVGYVRGADTPVPTGTYLVDDAGAIHYLVDPGIGGRITSYEGQTLTRYPAPKAQLFALIIDGILTRKLPWDLVLVGVFIALMLELCGVSSLPFAVGVYLPISSSAPIFVGGMVRYVVDRVRGGTAAESEFSPGTLLSSGYIAGGAIAGVLIAFLEIASDGAWTRAIDIPERLGDTTFSRFLQESDLWGLGVFAILAVLLLRTGLEGESGAQARPAK, encoded by the coding sequence GGTGTCCGCCTCCATCCCGGTGGCGGTGCTGTCCATCGCCATCTTCCGGGCGCTGGGCCGCTCCAACATCCTGGAGAACACGATCGTCCAGACGGTGGGCTCGGCCGGCGAGTCGCTCGCCTTCGGAGTGGCCGCGGCGCTGCCCGCCCTGCTGCTGCTCGGCTACGACATCGATCTCTTCCACGCCTTCCTGGTGGCGTCGCTCGGCGGAGTGCTGGGTGTGCTGATGATGATTCCCCTGCGCGACGGGCTCATCGTCCAGGAGCACGGCAGGCTCACCTACCCGGAAGGTACCGCCGCGGCGGACGTGCTCGTCGTCGGCGAGGAGGGAGGGACGAACGCGCGCACGGTCATCCTCGGCTTCTCGGTGGGCGGGTTCTACAAGTTCGCCTACGCGGGCCTGCACCTCTTCAAGGAGGTGGTGGGCACGGCGCTGAGCCAGGTGAAGACGACGGCGGCCGGGCTGGCGCAGCGGGTGGGCTACGCGGGCGGCTCCATCTCCATGGAGGTGAGCCCGGAGCTGCTCGGCGTGGGCTACATCATCGGCCCGAAGGTGGCGGCCATCACCTTCGCGGGCGGCGTGCTCAGCTACCTCATCCTGATTCCCCTCATCACCTTCTTCGGCAGCGGCCTGGAGCAACCGCTCCTGCGGCCGGACGGCATGCTCATCCGGGACATGGATCCGGACACGGTGCGCGACGCGTACGTGCTGTACATCGGCGCGGGCGCGGTGGCCACCGGAGGGCTCGTCAGCCTCATCCGCTCGCTCCCCACCATCATCAGTGCCTTCCAGCGCGGGCTGGGCACCCTCCTCGCCTCGCGGCGCAAGGAGGCGGGGCCGGTGATGCTGCGCACCGAGCAGGATCTGCCCATCACGGTGGTGCTGGTGGGCAGCGCGCTGCTCGTGCTGGCCATCTGGCTGGCGCCCCCGCTGCACGTCAACTTCGTGTCCTCGTTGCTCATCGTGGTGTGCGGCTTCTTCTTCGTGACGGTGAGCGCCCGCATCACGGGGGAGATCGGCTCCTCGTCCAACCCCATCTCCGGCATGGTGGTGGCCACGCTGCTCATCACCTGCCTCGTGTACCTGATGCTGGGGTGGACGAGCTCCGAGGACCGCTTCATGGCGCTCACCACGGCGGCCATCGTGGGCATCGCGGCCTCCAACGGAGGCACCACGGCGCAGGACCTGAAGACGGCCTTCCTGGTGGGAGGCACGCCCCGGCGGCAGCAGCTCGCCCTCTTCGTGGGCGTGCTCACCAGCGCGCTGCTCATCGGCCTGGTGCTGGTGGTGCTCAACCGGGGCGCCACCACCATCATCCCCGAGACGCACCCGGGCCAGACGGTGAGCGTCGTCGGCGACCAGACGCGCACGCAGCACACGTACCCCTGGGCGGTTTCGGAGCAGGCCCTGTTGGCGAGGGGCGTGAAGCTCGCGGAGCTGGAGGGCCCGCTGTGGAGGCAGGGGCTCGAGGTGGCGCAGGGGCCGGGCGGCGCTCCCGAGCTGCGCAGCTGGAACGCGCTGCCGGTGGAGCGCGTGGCGGGCACGGACGTGCGGCTGCCCTCGGGGCAGACGGTGAAGGTGTCCGAGCTGGGCGCGGTGACGCCGGGCCCCGAGCGCACCTGGCGGGTGGGCTACGTCCGGGGCGCGGACACCCCGGTGCCCACGGGCACGTACCTGGTGGATGACGCGGGGGCCATCCACTACCTGGTGGATCCGGGCATCGGCGGGCGCATCACCAGCTACGAGGGGCAGACGCTCACCCGCTACCCCGCCCCCAAGGCGCAGCTCTTCGCCCTCATCATCGACGGCATCCTCACGCGCAAGCTGCCGTGGGATCTGGTGCTGGTGGGCGTCTTCATCGCGTTGATGCTCGAGCTGTGCGGCGTGTCCTCGCTGCCCTTCGCGGTGGGCGTGTACCTGCCCATCTCCAGCAGCGCCCCCATCTTCGTGGGCGGCATGGTGCGCTACGTGGTGGACCGGGTGCGCGGGGGCACCGCCGCCGAGTCCGAGTTCTCCCCCGGCACCCTGCTCTCCTCGGGCTACATCGCCGGTGGCGCCATCGCGGGCGTGCTCATCGCCTTCCTGGAGATCGCCAGCGACGGGGCCTGGACGCGCGCCATCGACATCCCCGAGCGGCTCGGCGACACGACCTTCTCGCGCTTCCTGCAGGAGTCGGATCTCTGGGGCCTGGGTGTCTTCGCCATCCTCGCCGTCCTGCTGCTGCGCACCGGCCTTGAGGGCGAGAGCGGCGCACAGGCCCGGCCCGCGAAGTAG
- a CDS encoding HD-GYP domain-containing protein: MLDTHNLKVTQSQGENVGEFGRAYSEKLQTLARGLVSGLYMLIRSVKMYDPDNAVFEKPLLQLQDIINQIISKEGRLELVGVKDSFYLNNMLVKVDLNSIDNQRYLLGEMRDKDVGGISLNKPVTVPDLKNFIWIFSKEQTAAAEEDGLAGRKLLNMKVARFSRLREKLNRDDLANPDDQKVDRKKYAMTVYARAVFFLSKYLESVQQGKPLNTSKALRLVQDFVDISFEQKTHFLGMTTMKREADYLVYHQVNVCLMSIVFGQELGLTKAQLRDLGYIALFHDAGMSTIPEELATKRGALSAEEKAIIQKAPLISIRNILMEKGFSRSTLLRVVTTFEHKADFGTAVRDGRGNIQMIIPKTNLGVFAKIIAICDTFDALTSRRPYREAYGPEVALMLMWTEMRNKFDPELLQVFMRVMAIQPVKVLSRRQQTMSLGGL; the protein is encoded by the coding sequence ATGCTGGACACCCACAACCTGAAGGTCACCCAGAGCCAGGGCGAGAACGTCGGCGAGTTCGGCCGCGCCTATTCGGAGAAGCTGCAGACCCTGGCGCGAGGGCTCGTGTCGGGCCTGTACATGCTCATCCGCTCGGTGAAGATGTACGACCCGGACAACGCGGTCTTCGAGAAGCCGCTGCTCCAGCTCCAGGACATCATCAACCAGATCATCTCCAAGGAAGGCCGGCTGGAGCTGGTGGGCGTCAAGGACTCGTTCTACCTCAACAACATGCTGGTGAAGGTGGACCTCAACTCCATCGACAACCAGCGCTACCTGCTGGGGGAGATGCGCGACAAGGACGTGGGCGGCATCTCGCTGAACAAGCCCGTCACGGTGCCGGACCTGAAGAACTTCATCTGGATCTTCAGCAAGGAGCAGACGGCGGCGGCCGAGGAGGACGGGCTGGCGGGCCGCAAGCTGCTCAACATGAAGGTGGCCAGGTTCTCCCGGCTCCGGGAGAAGCTGAACCGGGACGATCTGGCCAACCCGGATGATCAGAAGGTGGACCGCAAGAAGTACGCGATGACGGTCTACGCGCGCGCGGTGTTCTTCCTCTCGAAGTACCTGGAGTCCGTGCAGCAGGGCAAGCCGCTGAACACGTCGAAGGCGCTGCGGCTGGTGCAGGACTTCGTGGACATCTCCTTCGAGCAGAAGACGCACTTCCTGGGCATGACCACGATGAAGCGCGAGGCGGACTACCTCGTGTACCACCAGGTGAACGTGTGCCTGATGAGCATCGTGTTCGGGCAGGAGCTGGGGCTGACCAAGGCGCAGCTGAGGGACCTGGGCTACATCGCGCTCTTCCACGACGCGGGGATGAGCACCATCCCCGAGGAGCTGGCCACCAAGAGGGGCGCGCTGAGCGCGGAGGAGAAGGCGATCATCCAGAAGGCGCCGCTCATCTCCATCCGCAACATCCTGATGGAGAAGGGCTTCTCGCGCTCGACGCTGCTGCGCGTGGTGACGACGTTCGAGCACAAGGCGGACTTCGGCACGGCGGTGCGGGACGGGCGAGGCAACATCCAGATGATCATCCCGAAGACGAACCTCGGGGTGTTCGCGAAGATCATCGCCATCTGCGACACCTTCGACGCGCTGACGTCGAGGCGGCCGTACCGGGAGGCGTACGGCCCCGAGGTGGCGCTGATGCTGATGTGGACGGAGATGCGCAACAAGTTCGACCCGGAGCTGCTCCAGGTCTTCATGCGCGTGATGGCCATCCAGCCGGTGAAGGTGCTGAGCCGGCGGCAGCAGACGATGTCGCTGGGCGGCCTCTGA
- a CDS encoding ester cyclase — MSIGKPAAEPLWLQGRDAVVENDEGVKWRHGRPDYHLTRITVGKERTHHFPEKSLEMVVEDLVRVFEMEVSHKADPTQWVSVVLDKFRNRTNGGPWHTGQDIAARGSYNLFLGDTPYYKASEETFDSSHEVFHTAFPEGFFWEVLEVYSPPPVVSFKWRHWGNFTGPYKGQQPTGKRVEIFGMSVARVAEDLRLVEVEHYYDNSLFLSQIATGCPVHAAGTK, encoded by the coding sequence ATGAGCATCGGCAAGCCGGCAGCGGAGCCCCTCTGGTTGCAAGGACGAGATGCGGTGGTCGAGAACGACGAGGGCGTGAAGTGGCGCCACGGCCGTCCCGACTACCACCTCACGCGCATCACCGTGGGGAAGGAGCGGACGCACCACTTCCCGGAGAAGTCGCTGGAGATGGTGGTGGAGGACCTCGTGCGGGTGTTCGAGATGGAGGTCTCCCACAAGGCCGATCCCACCCAGTGGGTCTCGGTCGTGCTCGACAAGTTTCGCAATCGCACCAACGGCGGGCCCTGGCACACCGGCCAGGACATCGCCGCGAGGGGCAGCTACAACCTCTTCCTCGGGGACACGCCGTATTACAAGGCCAGCGAGGAGACCTTCGACTCCTCACATGAGGTCTTCCACACGGCCTTCCCCGAGGGGTTCTTCTGGGAGGTGCTCGAGGTGTACTCGCCGCCGCCCGTGGTGAGCTTCAAGTGGCGCCACTGGGGCAACTTCACGGGCCCCTACAAGGGCCAGCAGCCCACCGGCAAGCGCGTGGAGATCTTCGGCATGAGCGTGGCGCGCGTGGCGGAAGATCTGCGGCTGGTCGAGGTGGAGCACTACTACGACAACAGCCTCTTCCTCAGTCAGATCGCGACCGGGTGCCCGGTCCACGCCGCGGGGACGAAGTAA
- a CDS encoding HEAT repeat domain-containing protein, whose amino-acid sequence MDPSVQEKVESARNFTFHLLKGIKQIGMYRHNEARFPEFLGRAHEALAAYTDKYGPLSLRVEQQNFTLHGEAVFSEDTPLPYKFYRDGIRQLIFRPGLTLEEMVSLTLISLSEPDRGAEDVLAQLWRAGLEHLEYVVVEGFKMDEVSEQEVEVEVDKVVGYLYSRLKTNSEDFLRFARVNAEDLDSKLDGVEQMRGLVVAGNYASDDLKARLQREIAEEEHSRLFPKLVSAIFQVVEGGVDDTELLEEVFVQLLDAMLIQDDYGTINQMVLKLRAMAQREPEGPSARLLAHFVLKMGEEQRVMRLAEVLKTTRPKNPVDITRYLQVLEPSTVFTMLNALETIEIPENRILVCDVLARFAQENPQPFVQRLESERPQTVRDMVYVLEKSNHPDRVKMFGLVMINKNLAVKLEVMNIIARGRTAEARKLIVEALNDSVTQVRILAARLLPEFDRDKAYVDLVRLMKDPGFEKKSLEERTAIYTAFGSTALPGAISLMLQMLAVKPTLLTKKKVLEDKLLAIAGLAGACSIPSYKALQGVVEDKSQPVEVLTAARKAMYQTKKTLFGETATEEE is encoded by the coding sequence ATGGATCCCTCCGTGCAGGAGAAGGTGGAGTCGGCGCGCAACTTCACCTTCCATCTGCTCAAGGGCATCAAGCAGATCGGCATGTACCGGCACAACGAGGCGAGGTTCCCCGAGTTCCTCGGCCGGGCCCACGAGGCACTCGCCGCGTATACGGACAAGTACGGTCCGCTGTCGCTCAGGGTGGAACAGCAGAACTTCACGCTGCACGGCGAGGCCGTCTTCTCCGAGGACACGCCGCTGCCCTACAAGTTCTACCGGGACGGCATCCGGCAGCTCATCTTCCGCCCGGGCCTCACGCTCGAGGAGATGGTGTCGCTCACGCTCATCTCCCTGTCCGAGCCCGATCGCGGCGCGGAGGACGTGCTGGCCCAGCTGTGGCGGGCGGGCCTGGAGCACCTCGAGTACGTGGTGGTCGAGGGCTTCAAGATGGACGAGGTCTCCGAGCAGGAGGTCGAGGTCGAGGTCGACAAGGTGGTGGGCTACCTCTACTCGCGCCTCAAGACGAACTCGGAGGACTTCCTGCGCTTCGCCCGCGTGAACGCGGAGGACCTGGACTCCAAGCTGGACGGCGTGGAGCAGATGCGCGGCCTGGTGGTGGCCGGCAACTACGCCTCGGACGACCTCAAGGCCCGGCTCCAGCGGGAGATCGCCGAGGAGGAACACTCCCGGCTCTTCCCCAAGCTGGTGAGCGCCATCTTCCAGGTGGTCGAGGGCGGCGTGGATGACACGGAGCTGCTCGAGGAGGTCTTCGTCCAGCTCCTGGACGCGATGCTCATCCAGGACGACTACGGCACCATCAACCAGATGGTCCTCAAGCTGCGCGCCATGGCGCAGAGGGAGCCCGAGGGCCCGAGCGCCCGGCTGCTCGCCCACTTCGTCCTGAAGATGGGCGAGGAGCAGCGCGTGATGCGTCTGGCGGAGGTGCTCAAGACGACGCGCCCGAAGAACCCGGTGGACATCACCCGCTACCTCCAGGTGCTGGAGCCCTCCACCGTGTTCACGATGCTCAACGCGCTGGAGACGATCGAGATCCCGGAGAACCGGATCCTCGTGTGCGACGTGCTGGCGCGCTTCGCGCAGGAGAACCCGCAGCCGTTCGTGCAGCGGCTGGAGTCCGAGCGGCCGCAGACCGTGCGCGACATGGTCTACGTCCTGGAGAAGAGCAACCACCCGGACCGGGTGAAGATGTTCGGCCTGGTGATGATCAACAAGAACCTCGCGGTGAAGCTGGAGGTGATGAACATCATCGCCCGCGGCCGCACCGCCGAGGCGCGCAAGCTCATCGTCGAGGCGCTCAACGACTCCGTCACCCAGGTGCGCATCCTCGCGGCGCGGCTGCTGCCCGAGTTCGATCGCGACAAGGCCTACGTGGACCTGGTGCGCCTGATGAAGGACCCGGGCTTCGAGAAGAAGAGCCTCGAGGAGCGCACGGCCATCTACACCGCGTTCGGCTCCACGGCGCTGCCCGGGGCCATCTCGCTGATGCTGCAGATGCTGGCGGTGAAGCCCACCCTGCTCACCAAGAAGAAGGTCCTGGAGGACAAGCTGCTGGCCATCGCCGGGCTGGCGGGCGCGTGCTCCATCCCCTCCTACAAGGCCCTGCAGGGCGTGGTGGAGGACAAGAGCCAACCCGTCGAGGTGCTCACCGCGGCGCGCAAGGCCATGTACCAGACGAAGAAGACGCTGTTCGGCGAGACGGCCACCGAGGAGGAGTAG